Below is a window of Tolypothrix bouteillei VB521301 DNA.
GATAAACTCATTAAATCGTAATCCCTATCATTCCATGACGCCTTCAGACTTGTTAACTGCCCCAGCCTCTACCTCGCTACAAGCGAAATTAACAAATTTACGTGCGTTGATGCAAGAGTATCAATTAGATGCTTACCTGATTCCCTCTGCTGATGAGCACTTAAATGAATATCTCCCAGAAGCAAAACAGCGACGAATGTGGGTCAGTGGCTTTACGGGTTCTGCAGGAGATTTTTTGGTAGGACGGGAATCGAGTTGGTTGTTTGTTGATTTTCGCTACCACGAACAAGCCGATCTAGAGGTTGATTTATCTTTGGTTCATGTCTCAAAATTGGGCATGGAAGGGCATAATACTGTGGTGGAAACGCTAGAAACTTTGGGACAAAAAGTGGCTGGTTTTCGCTTGGGGTTCGATCCATTCACTATTCCTGTTGAACAATATCGGACATTTCAAAATAAATTAAAATCTGCTGGTGTGGAACTAGTACCAGTGAACCAGAATTTGGTAGATATTGTTCGTTCTCAAAGTCCTTGGGTTGAATCAGATCCTATACCGGCTTTGGGTGATTCTAAAGTATTTTACGTCCCTAATGAAGTAACCGGAGCGACAATAGAGCAAAAGTTGGGCAGAATTAGGGAAGCTATGCGAGCGCACAAAACAGAAATCTTCCCCATAACCAAGTTGGATCAACTAGCATGGCTGTTTAACTTAAGAGGTTGGGATATTCCCTACAACCCTGTCTTCATTGCTTATGCGATCGTGACTCCAAATGAAGCGTTTCTCTTAACTAATTTGGATCGCATTGATACAGAAGTTCGGCAATTTTTACAAGACAGTGTCACTTTACTTCCCTATGAAAAATACACAGAAACTCTGAATGCTTTAATTTCACAAGAAAGTCAGGGCAAAGTCCTTTTAGACCCCAAGCAAACGACAATGGGTACTTATCAGTTAATAGATAAGAATCGCATTGTAGAAACTGCTAATCCTATTGAGGGAATGAAAGCTCGCAAAAATGCGGTTGAAGTCGAGCAAATGAAGGGGGCGAATCTCAAATCAAGTCGCGGAAAAGTCCGAACTTTAAAGTGGATATCGGAACAACTTGCAAGCGGACAGCAATTGAGCGAGTTAGATGTTGCAAATGCGATCGCTCAATTCTACCAACAACAACCCGACTTCCAAGGGTTAAGTTTTAACACAATTGCAGGTGCGGGAACAAACAGTTCTATTGTTCACTACGGTACACCCAGTCCCAACGTATTGCTAAGTGAGGGTCAATTCTTCTTACTCGACTCAGGGGCGCAGTATTTGGGAGGGACAACAGATGCTACCAGAACTATTATTGTAGGTGAACCAACTCCCGAACAAATTTTACGTTATACCGAAGTTTTAAAAGCACACATTAACTGTGCCATGCAAAGGTTTCCCAAAGGGACAACAGGTGTGCAACTCGATGGTATCACTCGGGCTAATATGTGGATGGAGGAACTTGACTACGGACACGGTACCGGGCATGGAGTTGGTGCTTTTTTAAACGTCCATGAAGGTCCCAATGGCATTAGCAAGCGTGCTGCTGAACCCTTAGAACCGGGTATGGTAACGAGCATTGAACCGGGTTTTTATTTAGCTAATTGGGGAGGTATTCGTATTGAAAACCTCTACGTGGTGAAAAATTTAACTCCGGAGTCCGAACTCCAAGCAGATCCAAGCAAAACTCCTTGGTATGGCTTTGAACCATTAACGTACATTCCATTCGATAAACGATTGATTGCACTAGATCGATTGGAACTGAGACAACGTCAGTGGTTGGAAAATTACCATGCTGCTGTTGTGGAGAAGCTAACTCCAATTTTGGACCCGAGTGAGGCAGACTGGTTGAGAGAAGCGTGTCATCTGGGCGATCGCTAAAGACACTAGAGATAAGGCGGCTTTTTCAAGGCTGAGTCTTCCACTCCTTATCTGTAGTCAGTGGATTCAGCCAGAGCCCGCCATTGTGCCGTTTCTTGCTCGACGTAAGCGTTTTTCTCAGCAATTGCCTGAAGGGTGTCTGTCCCTAGAGGCAACCGCAGAGGTGGCTTATCTGCGTTGACGATCTCGAGGAGCGCCAGGGCGAGTTTGGTGGGATCTCCGGGTTGTTGATAGTTCAGTTCGGAGGCATGGTGACGGATTTTCCCAACAGTATCCGCGTAATCGGAAATTTCTATGGCAGTGCGCTGGAGCGAGCTGCCATCGAGGAAATTAGTCCGGAAGTATCCCGGTTCGACCACAGTAGCATGGATGCCTAGAGGAGCTAATTCATCGTGCAGAGCTTCGGTAATGCCTTCAACTGCAAACTTGGTTGAGCAATAGATGCCCCACCCATCAAAGATATTGAACGTTGACTTTTCACCTGAATATTGCAGTTCGCTACATATGTTAGATGGAACTCCATACCGTTGCCCACGGAAATTGGACTACTCAAGTTTCTTAAAATTGGCTCTTCAATCAAACCAAAATCCGCTCTAACTTTAAATTATCAACTCTAAACCAATGCTTGTTTTACAGGAGTCAAGTATATGAAAATTTTTATTGCAGGCGCAACTGGAGCAATTGGTCGTCCACTAGTGACGGGTTTAGTTGCGGCGGGTCATGAAGTGATTGGAATGACTCGAACAGCTCAAAAAGCTCATGTTCTTAGCGAACTGGGGGCAAAACCCGTAGTGGTTGATGCTTTTGACGCAGTTGCAGTCCGTACTGCCATGATTCAAGCTCAGCCCGAAGTGGTGATTGAGCAATTGACTTCTCTACCTCAAACCTATACCCGAGCATCAATGACTGCGGCGGCAGAACTGGATGCTCGATTGCGAAAAGAAGGCGGTGCGAATGTACAAGCGGCGGCCCAAGCGGCGGGTGTACGTCGTTATATTATCCAGTCCAGTGCGTTTTGGTATGCTCCGGGTGAGGGATTGGCGACAGAAGAAACACCATTTGCCTTTGATGCAACGCCTGCGATCGCCCTTTGGGCGGCTCCCTTTGGGAGCATCGCGTCCGGTACTCGTGTATATGCTGATACCGAACATCGAGTCTTATCAGCAACCAATCTTGAAGGGATCGCTCTCAGATACGGCTTCTTCTACGGACCGGGGACTTGGTTCTCAAAAGATGGCGATGTAGCCAACCAAGTCCGCCAACAGCAATACCCAATTGTGGGAGAAGGAAAAGGTGTTTGGTCTTGGGTTCATATTGAAGACGTTGCTCAAGCCACCATCGCTACAGTGCATCAAGGTACACCCGGTATTTACAACATCAATGACGACCAACCAGTCGAACTCCGTGTGTGGTTATCTGCTTTGGCTCGAACGCTTGGTGCTCAACCACCTGTTCGCGTCACTGAAGAAGAAGCAGAACGCGCTCAAGGTTCAGACGCAGTTTACTACGCCAACCACCTGCGTGGAGCATCAAACGCTAAAGCCAAACGAGAACTCAATTGGCAACCCAGACCGCTCGAATGGCTTGCAGAAGTTTCCGCTCTTTAGTGTAGAGCCAATATTGGCGGAACTTCTAACATGCTGAATTTCACATTGATATTTTGTGTCACATCTGTCGGTTAACGACAGGTATAAAAAACTTTGACCACTACATTTGAACAACATTGGAGAACAACAATTATGAGTCAAGCAAAGAGCCCAGCAGATCCAACACCCCCGACCTTGGAAGGGAAATTAGCTCTGTTACGGAAATTCAGGGATGAATTGGGCAGTGGTGATACCATTCGTCGTCTCTTTTTTGGCGATCTTGAACCTATTGCCGTTCAACCCGGAGGAGCAAATACCGTGGTTCATCTTTATAACCATGCTAATGATGTCACCATTGCCTATTGTGCTTCCTACGACGTATTTCTGGCTGCCCGTCCGGGACGAGTTACTGAATTCGATCCTGCCGAAATCAAATAAGCGACTGGGCTAATCGGATGCAAGATTTTGTGGAGTTAAGCCACACCACGAGTTTATAGCTCGTGGATTTTGCTGACTTTTCACCGGATGTGGAAAAGGGGACTGGTTCGCGACGAAATAACGCGAACCAGTCCTTTGAACTTAAGGTAATTTGCGTCCTCTAAGATAAGGTACTTGTAGTATCGTATTGAGGGATGCAAATGAAACTATTAGAAGCGAAGCCGTATCGCAATTGTGATTTTGGTGACAAACGTCTGACCAACAGAGCAATGTTAATTGCGAAGGTTTTAAAAGTAAAATATGGTCAGCCTCTATCACAAAATACTGAAATTTGGTTGTAAAGCGGAAAGTTACCGCTTGGCGGGTGAGAGT
It encodes the following:
- a CDS encoding transposase DNA-binding-containing protein — its product is MKLLEAKPYRNCDFGDKRLTNRAMLIAKVLKVKYGQPLSQNTEIWL
- a CDS encoding NAD-dependent epimerase/dehydratase family protein translates to MKIFIAGATGAIGRPLVTGLVAAGHEVIGMTRTAQKAHVLSELGAKPVVVDAFDAVAVRTAMIQAQPEVVIEQLTSLPQTYTRASMTAAAELDARLRKEGGANVQAAAQAAGVRRYIIQSSAFWYAPGEGLATEETPFAFDATPAIALWAAPFGSIASGTRVYADTEHRVLSATNLEGIALRYGFFYGPGTWFSKDGDVANQVRQQQYPIVGEGKGVWSWVHIEDVAQATIATVHQGTPGIYNINDDQPVELRVWLSALARTLGAQPPVRVTEEEAERAQGSDAVYYANHLRGASNAKAKRELNWQPRPLEWLAEVSAL
- a CDS encoding SDR family NAD(P)-dependent oxidoreductase, with amino-acid sequence MCSELQYSGEKSTFNIFDGWGIYCSTKFAVEGITEALHDELAPLGIHATVVEPGYFRTNFLDGSSLQRTAIEISDYADTVGKIRHHASELNYQQPGDPTKLALALLEIVNADKPPLRLPLGTDTLQAIAEKNAYVEQETAQWRALAESTDYR
- a CDS encoding aminopeptidase P family protein, whose product is MTPSDLLTAPASTSLQAKLTNLRALMQEYQLDAYLIPSADEHLNEYLPEAKQRRMWVSGFTGSAGDFLVGRESSWLFVDFRYHEQADLEVDLSLVHVSKLGMEGHNTVVETLETLGQKVAGFRLGFDPFTIPVEQYRTFQNKLKSAGVELVPVNQNLVDIVRSQSPWVESDPIPALGDSKVFYVPNEVTGATIEQKLGRIREAMRAHKTEIFPITKLDQLAWLFNLRGWDIPYNPVFIAYAIVTPNEAFLLTNLDRIDTEVRQFLQDSVTLLPYEKYTETLNALISQESQGKVLLDPKQTTMGTYQLIDKNRIVETANPIEGMKARKNAVEVEQMKGANLKSSRGKVRTLKWISEQLASGQQLSELDVANAIAQFYQQQPDFQGLSFNTIAGAGTNSSIVHYGTPSPNVLLSEGQFFLLDSGAQYLGGTTDATRTIIVGEPTPEQILRYTEVLKAHINCAMQRFPKGTTGVQLDGITRANMWMEELDYGHGTGHGVGAFLNVHEGPNGISKRAAEPLEPGMVTSIEPGFYLANWGGIRIENLYVVKNLTPESELQADPSKTPWYGFEPLTYIPFDKRLIALDRLELRQRQWLENYHAAVVEKLTPILDPSEADWLREACHLGDR